In Bactrocera neohumeralis isolate Rockhampton chromosome 5, APGP_CSIRO_Bneo_wtdbg2-racon-allhic-juicebox.fasta_v2, whole genome shotgun sequence, the genomic window CGAAAAGCGTTGGTGTCCGAAAATCggtttaatttgttgttgcagcataTGTAGCGATCTGGAGGCACGTACGGTGAAAAATAAGCCGAGCAATAGCAGCACCAAAGCGGGTATCTCCACAAAACCGAAAGCTGTACACATGCCAGTCAGCTCGTTGGGGCGCACCTGTTCCATTAGGAGCGCGGCAATTGGTGGCGCCAGTGGTGGCACCCAAGCCAGCACATGAAATAGACCGGATTTTTTCTCGAGCGCCTCACTCGACCACTTCTGATGCGATGAGAGGAAGAAGCATAACGCAAAAATTAGCCACCAGGTGGCGGCGCACAAACTCAGATAGCTTGTGGTGATGTATGAGGCCAAGCAGGGCGGCGTTACGGAGCAGGCGGCACTAATTTTACCCAACGGATCTTCGATCATAGCCAGCGTACGCGTGGAGTTGTGAAACACGATGCGTTCCAGGTAACAAACACTGAAGAGGTTGTAGCAGAGACAGAGAAAGAGCACTGGGCGCTCGGGGTAGCCAAACCGCGTAGGCTCAGCCCAGAAGGTGACCAGAGAGAAGAGTGTTAAAACAAAGCACACCGCCGAGAGACCGAGTATTAGACCCTCGGCGATTTTCTTCTGTTGCGTTGAGTGAAATGCATCGCGGTTGCATTGCGGCACGCACAGTTCTGCGTTGAGCGGATCGACGGTGAAGTTGAGTGGACAGATGGCGCTGGGCGCGATGGTCTTACTCAGATGTGGCGGCATTTTCCAAGCGGACCACGGCCAATAGAACTGCGTTGGTTGTTGAAATTGTGGCTGTGGTGAGGGTGGATGTGCCTGTATGTTCGTCTGCTGCTTTTCGGACTCTTGCGGGATTTGCATGCACAGCTCATGTTTCTCCGGCTGCGGCAGTGTGTCACAATTGAGAAAGTCGGGCCACAATTGCATGAGCTCAGCATGCGTTTCGCATTCACTTTTTACCGTCTCACAGAGCTGCTTGCAAGCGGTGACCGGCCGCGGTACATCGGGTGTGCAAAGCGGAAAAAGTGAGGAACAAAGCAGAAAGCGTGCCCGATTCGAGCAGGACGATTCGATTAGCGGCAGCAGTTTCGTCATCTGGATTAAAGAgagaaaacacaaaataaattattagtcggatgaaaaaatgtattattgtttttttttgtttttgttgaaaagtGGTTAAGAttaaaatgacgtttgcaaaaaagtattaaactaaaactgtttaaattttttcgattttggctTCAGCTTTTTGTGGAAACCGAATACAAATAAAACTGAAACCTTGCTGTGAGCGGAGAAAAGGTTTGTCGCTCAGACAAGCACTCGCATCAAATTAGCGCAGCAGACAACAATGCAATGCCAAGAAATTCTAGCGAAAGCAaagatcaaaaaaatatttttagtttgacTTTAAATGTTTTGCCGGCTGTGTGATTGACGTGGTCATGTGAAGGATGTTGACATTTGACGAAATGTGCGAAGAATACACCGGGAATGAGACTCACCGAGCGAACATTTTGGtagaaattaaagcaaatattcAAGAGCCTACTTAAATcttcttatatattttatatgttaataaaaaaaatttataataatttttcacacacCACACCGGCCACATGCTGAGCTAAAGCAAAATTGCCGAAATAACTCAATTAACTTGGTTTATGTGgagataaatataattatttatgacACAGTTAGGTTAAATAGAGCTAGTGATATACGCCGCTAGTACTAGTACTGGATACTATAATATATGAAGACAAAGAAATACTAATTTGAATGATTGtattacaaggtctgtcgcaaaagaaacagaactttttaaatataactgtttctggtggcgccacctgttggtgggtatatgaaataaaaagtttgatctcttgttgacatttcgtaaaaattttaagacaattggataactacaatcgatgttatcggtcaatatgcattttgaacaaagagcaaatattaaattttgttttaaacttgggaaaacgtttactgaaacatttcaaatgatgaaaaaagtttatggtgatcagtgcctatcccatagtaatgtgcatgagtggtgtaagcgattccaagaaggtcatgaggacctctgtgacgatcagaagtcggtcgtcttcagaagttaaaaataaagacaatgctgatttgttttacGATTCGATTCGAGAGTTcgccacctggccaaacgattaatgctgtgtgttatgaagcgtcttttgtcatgcattcgtcgtgctcgaccacaataccgtgaggcagggtcctgacgcctgttgcacgataatgcgccgtgtcatcggtcgacgcttgtcactgattttttgacaaaaaactccatattaaccattaatcactcaccctactcacctgatctggcaccctgtgatttttacctatttggaaaacttcatttgcccatgaaaggatactggtttcaggacatttcagttatccaaaaggcgacggcTGATATTCtaaagagcattccgaaaaatgaacttaaacactcatttgaaatgctaattgaccgggctaaacgctgtatcgaagcacaaggaaactactttgaaaaaaaaaatataacttttgaaaaatatttattttttgttgtttttttaacagtcctgtttcttttgcgacaggcCTTGTATGTGGATTTAGCTGACGCTGCAACATTAAAGCAGAACAGACTTGCGCGCAAAAGGTGGGGCTATCATAGCATAATCGACTGGTATAATGGAGGAAGCCTAGTATACTTTAGGTTAGATGGCCGATCCCTTAACATGACAAGGGATCTCACTTAAGCTGTTATGTACAATCCTCTCTAAAGCCAGTTGAAGAACTACTGCACTTGGGTATCAGCTATCGGTAAAGTACCCTGAATCCATCACAAATCTGCTTAgctgttttttatatttccgcTATTTTACCTGCGTGTCTAAAAGTATGAATttagagatattaaattttgaactgGCAAAGCTGGACATTTGAGAAGGAAGTGCTTAGCTGATTCAGTGATTATATCTCATCTTCTTTCAAGCAACTAATGCAACTGGGAATCGGTGAAATGTTTAATCTCAATATTGAAAGGTGGATTTTGCTGGTCTGATGCCCAACAACCCAGAAGCCAACCGAGCTCCTACCCAT contains:
- the LOC126759164 gene encoding frizzled-3 gives rise to the protein MCSHKMCRPYASMCSVIYCIILQLVATAHAANTGSATNQHMSNGVISGSSSSVGIANGNNGLQCQRITVPACQGLGYNMTAMPNLAGHTNQLEAELRMTKLLPLIESSCSNRARFLLCSSLFPLCTPDVPRPVTACKQLCETVKSECETHAELMQLWPDFLNCDTLPQPEKHELCMQIPQESEKQQTNIQAHPPSPQPQFQQPTQFYWPWSAWKMPPHLSKTIAPSAICPLNFTVDPLNAELCVPQCNRDAFHSTQQKKIAEGLILGLSAVCFVLTLFSLVTFWAEPTRFGYPERPVLFLCLCYNLFSVCYLERIVFHNSTRTLAMIEDPLGKISAACSVTPPCLASYITTSYLSLCAATWWLIFALCFFLSSHQKWSSEALEKKSGLFHVLAWVPPLAPPIAALLMEQVRPNELTGMCTAFGFVEIPALVLLLLGLFFTVRASRSLHMLQQQIKPIFGHQRFSQIRKRFLIFSLLFFMPTIAGVLTSFFERYIDTVPACSTHEDCAPPEQRTAWPTLIRIFFQLAGGTLTGMWVWSRKTCESYRSRLVATPTSSTTTKSISSLPKKHIHTNGKSVSSALYSGINFHNVPVYNPNQAHV